From one Streptomyces sp. Q6 genomic stretch:
- a CDS encoding DUF3107 domain-containing protein encodes MEVKIGVLHTPREIVLESGQSAEEVESAVSAALAGKAQLLSLTDDKGRKVLVPAERLAYVEIGEPTVRKVGFGPL; translated from the coding sequence GTGGAGGTCAAGATCGGCGTGCTGCACACGCCCCGCGAGATCGTTCTGGAGAGCGGCCAGTCCGCCGAGGAGGTCGAGAGCGCGGTGTCCGCAGCGCTGGCCGGCAAGGCGCAGCTGCTCTCCCTGACGGACGACAAGGGCCGCAAGGTCCTCGTCCCGGCCGAGCGCCTCGCCTACGTGGAGATCGGCGAGCCGACGGTGCGGAAGGTGGGCTTCGGCCCGCTGTAG
- a CDS encoding alpha/beta hydrolase, translating to MASTDPPRVPPAIAAAVPKPGTVRVVEGERLRSVGLPGLTLSVRSRPGTREGLAPALYVHGLGGSSQNWSALMPLLEDIVDGEAVDLPGFGDSPPPDDGDYSVTGHARAVIRYLDAQGRGPVHLFGNSLGGAVATRVAAVRPDLVRTLTLVSPALPEIRVQRTALPTGLLAVPGVASLFTRLTREWTPEQRVRGVTALCYGDPNRVTPEGFRAAVDEMERRLRLPYFWDAMARSARGVVNAYTLGGQHGLWRQAERVLAPTLLVYGGRDLLVSYRMAARAARAFRDSRLLTLPDAGHVAMMEYPETVATAFRELVADTGTVNQRAGAGAGGASEVNGSSDVSGPSELSEVSELSELRESSELGGLSGLGELSEGRGRQGRGRDHAASGSAGGSGGAGGGGGSSNSGGGSGSGSGSGGTDTELGS from the coding sequence ATGGCTTCGACCGATCCGCCGCGCGTGCCCCCCGCCATCGCCGCCGCAGTGCCCAAGCCGGGCACCGTCAGGGTCGTGGAGGGAGAGCGGCTGCGATCGGTCGGTCTGCCCGGCCTGACCCTGTCGGTCCGGTCGCGGCCGGGAACGCGCGAAGGGCTCGCCCCCGCGCTGTACGTCCACGGGCTCGGCGGCTCCTCGCAGAACTGGTCGGCACTGATGCCGCTGCTCGAGGACATCGTCGACGGCGAGGCCGTCGACCTGCCCGGCTTCGGTGACTCGCCCCCACCGGACGACGGCGACTACTCGGTGACCGGCCACGCCCGCGCCGTCATCCGCTACCTCGACGCGCAGGGCCGCGGACCCGTCCACCTCTTCGGGAACTCGCTGGGCGGCGCCGTCGCCACCCGCGTCGCCGCCGTACGTCCCGACCTCGTACGGACGCTGACGCTGGTCTCGCCGGCGCTGCCGGAGATCCGCGTGCAGCGCACCGCACTGCCGACCGGACTGCTCGCGGTGCCCGGCGTGGCCTCGCTCTTCACGCGCCTGACCAGGGAATGGACACCGGAGCAGCGCGTCCGCGGCGTCACTGCCCTGTGCTACGGAGATCCGAACCGGGTCACTCCGGAAGGCTTCCGCGCCGCCGTGGACGAGATGGAGCGGCGGCTGCGACTCCCGTACTTCTGGGACGCGATGGCCCGCTCCGCGCGCGGCGTCGTGAACGCGTACACGCTCGGCGGCCAGCACGGTCTGTGGCGTCAGGCCGAGCGGGTGCTCGCGCCGACGCTGCTCGTGTACGGCGGCCGTGACCTGCTGGTCTCGTACCGGATGGCGGCGCGCGCGGCGCGGGCCTTCCGTGACTCGCGGCTGCTCACGCTGCCGGACGCGGGACACGTCGCGATGATGGAGTACCCGGAGACGGTCGCGACGGCCTTCAGGGAACTCGTCGCGGACACCGGTACGGTGAACCAGCGGGCCGGCGCTGGCGCCGGTGGCGCGAGCGAAGTGAACGGCTCCAGTGATGTGAGTGGCCCGAGCGAGCTCAGTGAAGTGAGTGAGCTGAGTGAACTGCGCGAGTCGAGTGAGCTCGGTGGGTTGAGTGGGCTCGGTGAGTTGAGCGAAGGGCGGGGGCGGCAGGGTCGCGGACGCGATCATGCGGCGAGCGGCAGTGCCGGTGGTTCGGGCGGTGCCGGTGGTGGGGGCGGGAGCAGTAACAGCGGCGGTGGTAGCGGCAGTGGTAGTGGCAGCGGCGGTACTGATACGGAATTGGGGAGCTGA
- a CDS encoding TetR/AcrR family transcriptional regulator: protein MTAIEQTEAARPKGTRLPRRARRNQLLGAAQEVFVAQGYHAAAMDDIAERAGVSKPVLYQHFPGKLELYLALLDQHCESLLQSVRTALASTTDNKKRVEATMDAYFAYVQDEGGAFRLVFESDLTNEPAVRERVDRVSLQCAEAISDVIAEDTGLSKDESMLLAVGLGGVSQVVARYWLSSASPVPREKAVQHLTSLAWRGIAGFPLHGAEGH, encoded by the coding sequence GTGACAGCCATCGAGCAGACGGAGGCAGCGCGCCCCAAGGGCACACGCCTGCCGCGCCGTGCCCGACGCAACCAGCTCCTGGGCGCTGCCCAGGAGGTTTTTGTCGCACAGGGGTACCACGCGGCCGCGATGGACGACATCGCCGAGCGCGCCGGAGTCAGCAAGCCGGTGCTCTACCAGCACTTCCCGGGCAAGCTCGAGCTCTACCTCGCGCTGCTCGACCAGCACTGCGAGTCGCTCCTCCAGTCGGTCAGGACGGCGCTGGCGTCCACGACGGACAACAAGAAGCGCGTCGAGGCGACGATGGACGCCTACTTCGCGTACGTCCAGGACGAGGGCGGCGCGTTCCGCCTGGTCTTCGAGTCGGACCTGACGAACGAGCCGGCGGTGCGCGAGCGCGTCGACCGGGTCAGCCTCCAGTGCGCCGAGGCCATCTCGGACGTGATCGCCGAGGACACCGGTCTGTCCAAGGACGAGTCGATGCTGCTCGCGGTGGGTCTGGGCGGTGTCTCGCAGGTCGTGGCGCGCTACTGGCTGTCCAGCGCGAGCCCGGTCCCGCGCGAGAAGGCGGTCCAGCACCTGACGTCGCTGGCCTGGCGCGGCATCGCGGGCTTCCCGCTGCACGGCGCCGAAGGGCACTGA